In Saccharothrix syringae, the following are encoded in one genomic region:
- a CDS encoding XRE family transcriptional regulator, producing the protein MEQSNGELDSLVRKRIRALRVAQGWSLEDLAGRARLSQSTLSRIENGQRRLALDQLVILARALNTSLDQLVETDADDVVSNPSHDAAHGLMRWPIRADPGMTVVRQRVVSPPPDNPARMRAHPGREWLVVLSGTAVLLLGNRRFRVETNQAAEFPTMLPHALGAEGGPCEVLGIFDRDARRGHQTREDAGAAR; encoded by the coding sequence ATGGAGCAAAGCAATGGTGAGCTGGACAGCCTGGTGCGCAAACGGATCCGTGCCCTGCGGGTCGCCCAGGGCTGGTCGCTGGAGGACCTGGCCGGCCGCGCCCGGCTCAGCCAGTCCACCCTCAGCCGGATCGAGAACGGGCAGCGCCGGCTCGCCCTGGACCAGCTCGTCATCCTCGCCCGCGCCCTGAACACCTCCCTCGACCAACTGGTCGAGACCGACGCCGACGACGTCGTGTCCAACCCGTCGCACGACGCGGCCCACGGCCTGATGCGGTGGCCGATCCGGGCGGACCCCGGCATGACGGTCGTGCGCCAGCGCGTGGTGAGCCCGCCGCCGGACAACCCGGCGCGGATGCGCGCCCACCCCGGCCGCGAGTGGCTGGTCGTGCTCTCCGGCACCGCGGTCCTGCTCCTGGGCAACCGCCGCTTCCGGGTGGAGACCAACCAGGCCGCGGAGTTCCCCACGATGCTCCCCCACGCCCTGGGCGCCGAGGGCGGCCCGTGCGAGGTCCTGGGCATCTTCGACCGCGACGCCCGGCGCGGCCACCAGACCCGCGAGGACGCCGGCGCGGCGCGGTGA
- a CDS encoding class I SAM-dependent methyltransferase has protein sequence MNHASPHHTAAQADVLDLDAEVLAEHIASITAWLPVGTAPRHAVDLGCGTGTGTFALLARFPGVEVTAVDASPDHLRRLREKAEAAGVADRVRTAAADLDAEWPDLGTPDLVWASASLHHLADPRRALRRVRDLLAPGGLLAVVELAGFPRFLPADAPEDRPGLEERCHASLAHHHAEHVPHRGADWGALLTAAGFTVEGERTIAVDLVAADLGAARAEAVGRYALTSLTRLRDAAARALSPDDLAALDRLLDTDGPGSVLRRADLGVRTERAVWAARR, from the coding sequence ATGAACCACGCATCCCCGCACCACACCGCCGCCCAGGCCGACGTCCTCGACCTGGACGCGGAAGTGCTCGCCGAGCACATCGCCTCCATCACCGCGTGGCTGCCCGTCGGGACCGCCCCGCGCCACGCCGTGGACCTGGGCTGCGGCACCGGCACCGGCACGTTCGCCCTGCTCGCGCGCTTCCCCGGAGTCGAGGTGACGGCCGTCGACGCCTCCCCGGACCACCTGCGCCGGCTGCGGGAGAAGGCCGAGGCGGCCGGGGTGGCCGACCGGGTGCGCACCGCGGCGGCCGACCTCGACGCGGAGTGGCCCGACCTGGGTACGCCCGACCTGGTGTGGGCCTCGGCCTCGCTGCACCACCTGGCCGACCCCCGGCGCGCCCTGCGCCGGGTCCGCGACCTGCTGGCACCGGGCGGGCTGCTCGCGGTGGTCGAACTGGCGGGCTTCCCCCGGTTCCTGCCCGCGGACGCCCCGGAGGACCGGCCCGGCCTGGAGGAGCGCTGCCACGCCTCGCTCGCGCACCACCACGCCGAGCACGTGCCCCACCGCGGCGCCGACTGGGGCGCCCTGCTGACCGCCGCCGGGTTCACCGTCGAGGGTGAGCGCACGATCGCCGTGGACCTCGTCGCCGCGGACCTCGGGGCGGCGCGCGCCGAGGCGGTCGGCCGCTACGCGCTCACCAGCCTGACCCGCCTGCGCGACGCCGCCGCCCGGGCGCTCTCCCCCGACGACCTGGCCGCCCTCGACCGGCTGCTCGACACCGACGGCCCCGGGTCGGTCCTGCGCCGCGCCGACCTGGGGGTGCGCACCGAGCGCGCGGTGTGGGCCGCGCGCCGCTGA
- a CDS encoding DUF6292 family protein has translation MDLDFDDTMVRALRRYARCVASVLGLGDDRWGLRVERPVGVRVALGGRVASYPDRDAALVWDERHGWSIVVEGDGGRASGGGCDVDGGRVPDGGRDLVVARLGGLAVPRPDAVAEWVAGLVHRSVGADEPRRPGEYALADR, from the coding sequence GTGGACCTGGACTTCGACGACACCATGGTGCGGGCGTTGCGCAGGTACGCGCGGTGCGTCGCCTCGGTGCTGGGGCTCGGCGACGACCGCTGGGGGCTGCGGGTCGAGCGGCCGGTGGGCGTGCGCGTGGCGCTGGGCGGCCGGGTGGCGTCCTACCCGGACCGCGACGCGGCGCTGGTGTGGGACGAGCGCCACGGCTGGTCGATCGTGGTCGAGGGCGACGGCGGGCGCGCCTCGGGTGGTGGGTGCGATGTGGACGGCGGGCGCGTCCCGGATGGCGGGCGCGACCTGGTGGTGGCGCGCCTCGGTGGCCTGGCCGTGCCGCGGCCGGACGCGGTGGCCGAGTGGGTCGCCGGGCTCGTCCACCGGTCGGTCGGGGCGGACGAGCCCCGGCGACCGGGGGAGTACGCGCTGGCGGACCGGTGA
- a CDS encoding DUF47 domain-containing protein, which produces MRISRKPTGAKFFELFTEIGANIGASVEVLREFMRAPAERRPELAARMHELEHAGDEATHAIIEHLDRSFVTPFDREDIYRLAARLDDVVDHMDAAVDLATLYRVGELPRGVDAQVDLLCRAARLTAEAMPHLAEPQGLTAYWVEVNELENEADQVYRRLLSELFNGRFDALEVMKLKDVVEELEAAADAFEHVADAVHSIAVKES; this is translated from the coding sequence ATGCGCATCAGCCGCAAGCCCACGGGCGCGAAGTTCTTCGAGCTGTTCACCGAGATCGGCGCGAACATCGGCGCCAGCGTGGAGGTGCTGCGCGAGTTCATGCGCGCACCCGCCGAGCGGCGGCCCGAGCTGGCCGCGCGCATGCACGAGCTGGAGCACGCCGGCGACGAGGCCACGCACGCGATCATCGAGCACCTCGACCGGTCGTTCGTCACCCCGTTCGACCGGGAGGACATCTACCGCCTGGCCGCGAGGCTGGACGACGTGGTGGACCACATGGACGCCGCGGTCGACCTGGCGACCCTCTACCGGGTGGGCGAGCTGCCCCGGGGCGTCGACGCGCAGGTGGACCTGCTGTGCCGGGCGGCCCGGCTCACCGCCGAGGCGATGCCGCACCTGGCCGAGCCGCAGGGGCTGACCGCGTACTGGGTCGAGGTCAACGAGCTGGAGAACGAGGCCGACCAGGTCTACCGGCGGCTGCTCTCGGAGCTGTTCAACGGGCGGTTCGACGCCCTGGAGGTCATGAAGCTCAAGGACGTCGTGGAGGAGCTGGAGGCCGCCGCCGACGCGTTCGAGCACGTGGCCGACGCCGTGCACTCGATCGCGGTCAAGGAATCCTGA
- a CDS encoding inorganic phosphate transporter codes for MLGTGLVLVVVLALAFDFTNGFHDAANAIASAVSTRALTLRAALALAAVMNLIGALLGTGVAVTIASGLIDTPVGEDALHVVTAALVGAIAWNLLTWYFGLPSSSSHALVGGLVGAALASVTTVHWSGVLKKVVIPMVVSPVVGLVLGYLVMTAIMWIFRNANAHRTGRLMRRAQVVSAASLALGHGLQDAQKSMGIIVLALVVTGHQDDYSVPVWVIVACALALAAGTYSGGLRIMRTLGRRIFHLTPPHGFAAELSASSVLYLTAFAFHAPISTTHVITSAVMGVGATTRRSAVRWSVAADIAKGWVLTLPGSAVVAAATYGVVTLL; via the coding sequence ATGCTCGGCACCGGTTTGGTGCTGGTGGTGGTGCTCGCCCTGGCGTTCGACTTCACCAACGGCTTCCACGACGCGGCCAACGCCATCGCCAGCGCGGTGTCCACCCGGGCGCTCACCCTGCGCGCCGCGCTGGCGCTGGCCGCGGTGATGAACCTGATCGGCGCGCTGCTGGGCACCGGCGTCGCGGTGACCATCGCCTCGGGGCTCATCGACACCCCGGTCGGCGAGGACGCCCTGCACGTGGTCACGGCCGCCCTGGTCGGCGCCATCGCGTGGAACCTGCTCACCTGGTACTTCGGCCTGCCGTCGTCGTCCTCGCACGCGCTGGTGGGCGGCCTGGTCGGTGCCGCGCTGGCCTCGGTCACCACGGTGCACTGGTCGGGCGTGCTGAAGAAGGTCGTCATCCCGATGGTGGTCTCCCCCGTGGTCGGCCTGGTGCTCGGCTACCTGGTGATGACCGCGATCATGTGGATCTTCCGCAACGCCAACGCCCACCGGACCGGCCGGCTGATGCGCCGCGCCCAGGTGGTCTCGGCGGCCAGCCTGGCGCTGGGGCACGGCCTGCAGGACGCGCAGAAGAGCATGGGCATCATCGTCCTGGCCCTGGTGGTCACCGGGCACCAGGACGACTACTCCGTGCCGGTCTGGGTGATCGTGGCGTGCGCGCTGGCGCTGGCGGCGGGCACCTACTCGGGCGGCCTGCGGATCATGCGCACCCTGGGCAGGCGCATCTTCCACCTGACCCCGCCGCACGGCTTCGCCGCCGAGCTGTCCGCGTCCTCGGTGCTGTACCTGACCGCGTTCGCGTTCCACGCGCCGATCTCCACCACGCACGTGATCACCTCCGCGGTGATGGGCGTGGGCGCGACCACCCGCCGCTCCGCCGTGCGCTGGTCGGTGGCCGCCGACATCGCCAAGGGCTGGGTCCTCACCCTGCCCGGTTCGGCCGTCGTCGCCGCGGCCACCTACGGCGTGGTGACGCTCCTGTGA
- a CDS encoding cytochrome P450 gives MGEPLTSTGVRPPGPAGRWLVGNTIDYDRDRMGFLRRCHDEYGDVFSFDEHTIVVRDPDLVHDLFARTNDDFSSESSAVATGFDARRSADDAQVWMSARRSGWRGLNRAAATAHTTRLGALFERTLAEAGDRPVDVLELMKSYSGRAAADFCLGADADGVPEVVAENAAAIEPLSGSSQLFPEWFPSRKIKRFRLARKATLDAITERIHRRRSAPAPDEPRDLLDVLLAARDPELTELQVQRLLRGILLAAYGVPAASMTWLVRTLATRPDLWERVAAESAAWDGEDQPPLSALPQAEAVVKEVLRLWPPTWLMGRTAIRPTSLGRWALEPGDQVMFSPYLLHRDPRWWPDADVLDPDRWLANRTPRKHSYLPFGAGPRVCVGTQLGVVQLTLGAFWLTRGYRVSAPGADRSAPEFHNLLVPKGFRAAFSRA, from the coding sequence GTGGGGGAACCGTTGACCAGCACCGGGGTGCGACCGCCGGGTCCGGCGGGGCGTTGGCTCGTCGGCAACACGATCGACTACGACCGCGACCGGATGGGTTTCCTCCGGCGCTGCCACGACGAGTACGGCGACGTCTTCTCGTTCGACGAGCACACGATCGTGGTCCGCGACCCGGACCTCGTGCACGACCTGTTCGCCCGCACCAACGACGACTTCTCCAGTGAGAGCTCCGCGGTCGCCACCGGTTTCGACGCCCGGCGCAGCGCGGACGACGCGCAGGTGTGGATGAGCGCGCGGCGCTCGGGCTGGCGCGGCCTCAACCGCGCCGCGGCCACCGCGCACACCACCCGGCTGGGCGCCCTGTTCGAGCGCACGCTGGCCGAGGCGGGCGACCGGCCGGTGGACGTGCTGGAGCTGATGAAGTCCTACTCGGGGCGGGCCGCCGCGGACTTCTGCCTCGGCGCCGACGCCGACGGCGTGCCGGAGGTCGTCGCGGAGAACGCCGCGGCGATCGAACCGCTCTCCGGCAGCTCCCAGCTGTTCCCCGAGTGGTTCCCGTCCCGGAAGATCAAGCGCTTCCGCCTCGCGCGCAAGGCCACCCTGGACGCCATCACCGAGCGCATCCACCGCAGGCGCTCGGCCCCCGCGCCGGACGAGCCGCGCGACCTGCTCGACGTCCTGCTGGCCGCGCGCGACCCCGAGCTGACCGAGCTCCAGGTCCAGCGCCTGCTCCGCGGCATCCTGCTCGCCGCCTACGGCGTCCCGGCGGCGTCGATGACGTGGCTGGTCCGCACCCTCGCCACCCGACCCGACCTGTGGGAGCGGGTGGCGGCCGAGTCGGCGGCCTGGGACGGCGAGGACCAGCCGCCCCTGTCGGCGCTGCCCCAGGCCGAGGCCGTGGTCAAGGAGGTCCTGCGGCTCTGGCCGCCGACCTGGCTGATGGGCCGCACCGCGATCCGGCCGACCTCGCTGGGGCGGTGGGCGCTGGAGCCGGGCGACCAGGTGATGTTCAGCCCGTACCTGCTGCACCGCGACCCGCGGTGGTGGCCGGACGCGGACGTGCTCGACCCGGACCGCTGGCTGGCCAACCGGACCCCGCGCAAGCACTCCTACCTGCCCTTCGGCGCCGGGCCGCGGGTGTGCGTCGGCACGCAGCTGGGCGTGGTCCAGCTGACCCTGGGCGCGTTCTGGCTGACCCGCGGGTACCGGGTGTCCGCCCCGGGCGCGGACCGGTCCGCGCCCGAGTTCCACAACCTGCTGGTGCCGAAGGGCTTCCGGGCGGCCTTCAGCCGGGCGTGA
- a CDS encoding shikimate dehydrogenase — protein MAALRDGDRCLVGLVGSGIGTSLSPALHEREADELGLRCLYRTLDLTTLGLPADAVGDLVTAARLTGYDGLNITHPCKQVVLDHLDALSPEAAALRAVNTVVFTGGEAIGHNTDLFGFARNLALGLPDAALDRVVLLGAGGAGAAAAHALLTAGTGTVHVFDVDPTRGHALAGSLRDRFGRDHAVAGPLDDGHDALARALHDADGLVNATPVGMAAYPGLPLPAALLAPPLWVVDVVYRPLDTELLVTARQRGCRVLGGGGMVVFQAAAAFRLFTGREPDPGRMLRHFAALVRDGSAAPAG, from the coding sequence GTGGCGGCACTGCGCGACGGCGACCGTTGTCTGGTCGGCCTGGTCGGCTCGGGCATCGGCACCTCGTTGAGCCCCGCCCTGCACGAGCGCGAGGCCGACGAACTGGGCCTGCGCTGCCTCTACCGCACGCTCGACCTGACCACCCTGGGCCTCCCGGCCGACGCGGTCGGCGACCTCGTCACCGCCGCGCGGCTGACCGGCTACGACGGCCTCAACATCACCCACCCGTGCAAGCAGGTCGTCCTGGACCACCTCGACGCCCTCTCCCCCGAGGCCGCCGCCCTGCGCGCGGTCAACACCGTGGTCTTCACCGGCGGCGAGGCGATCGGCCACAACACCGACCTCTTCGGCTTCGCCCGCAACCTCGCCCTGGGCCTGCCCGATGCCGCGCTCGACCGGGTGGTCCTCCTCGGCGCCGGCGGTGCCGGGGCGGCGGCCGCCCACGCCCTGCTGACCGCGGGCACCGGCACCGTGCACGTCTTCGACGTCGACCCGACCCGCGGCCACGCGCTGGCCGGCTCGCTGCGCGACCGCTTCGGCCGGGACCACGCCGTGGCCGGGCCCCTCGACGACGGTCACGATGCACTGGCACGCGCGTTGCACGACGCGGACGGCCTGGTCAACGCCACACCGGTCGGGATGGCCGCCTACCCGGGCCTGCCGCTGCCCGCCGCCCTGCTCGCACCGCCGCTGTGGGTGGTCGACGTGGTGTACCGGCCGCTGGACACCGAGCTGCTGGTGACCGCGCGCCAGCGGGGCTGCCGGGTCCTCGGCGGCGGTGGCATGGTGGTCTTCCAGGCCGCGGCGGCGTTCCGGCTCTTCACCGGGCGCGAACCCGACCCGGGCCGGATGCTGCGCCACTTCGCGGCGCTCGTCCGGGACGGGTCGGCCGCGCCGGCGGGTTGA
- a CDS encoding TetR/AcrR family transcriptional regulator produces the protein MAAQVPGAVPARVPADAPDRTRDPDRTRADILDVATSEFADKGYAGARVDEIAARTSTTKRMIYYYFGNKEQLYIAVLERAYTGIRAVEQELDVDHLDPVDAIRRLAELTFDHHESHPDFVRLVSIENIDRAEHIARSPVLSGLATPAVDVLARILDRGREAGVFRADADPLDVHMVISAFCVFRTANRHTFHAIFQRDMLDPARRDHYRALLGDLVLAHLAAR, from the coding sequence TTGGCCGCACAGGTCCCCGGTGCCGTCCCGGCACGAGTGCCCGCCGACGCGCCGGACCGGACCCGGGACCCCGACCGGACCCGCGCCGACATCCTCGACGTCGCCACCTCCGAGTTCGCGGACAAGGGCTACGCGGGCGCCCGGGTCGACGAGATCGCCGCGCGGACGAGCACCACCAAGCGGATGATCTACTACTACTTCGGCAACAAGGAGCAGCTCTACATCGCGGTGCTGGAGCGCGCCTACACCGGCATCCGGGCCGTCGAGCAGGAGCTGGACGTCGACCACCTCGACCCGGTCGACGCGATCCGGCGGCTGGCCGAGCTGACCTTCGACCACCACGAGTCGCACCCGGACTTCGTCCGGCTGGTCAGCATCGAGAACATCGACCGCGCCGAGCACATCGCCCGCTCCCCCGTGCTGTCCGGCCTGGCCACCCCCGCGGTCGACGTGCTGGCCCGCATCCTGGACCGGGGCCGGGAGGCGGGGGTCTTCCGCGCCGACGCCGACCCGCTCGACGTGCACATGGTGATCAGCGCGTTCTGCGTGTTCCGCACCGCGAACCGGCACACGTTCCACGCGATCTTCCAGCGCGACATGCTCGACCCGGCCCGGCGCGACCACTACCGCGCGCTGCTCGGCGACCTCGTCCTGGCGCACCTGGCCGCCCGCTGA
- a CDS encoding MFS transporter, with protein MTTQRAGKPRQAAVAAWIGSALEYYDFFIYGTAAALVFGKVFFPASDPATGTLLSVATFGVGYVARPVGAFLLGHVGDRLGRKRVLVSTLLLMGVATFLVGCLPGYDRAGVLAPVLLVLLRLLQGLSAAGEQAGANSMTLEHAPAHRRAYYTSFTLSGTQAGQILATAVFLPVAALPEDALLSWGWRVPFWAGALVVVAGYAIRRRLGETPVFERQKAAGGVARLPVAVLFREHWRDVLRVVAAAPVASVSTIFTVYALSYAVNTAGLDRSAVLWVGVAANAVALVALPLWATLADRVGRKPVFIAGSAGCAALIFAYLAAVAAGDYPLIFLVGVLLFGVVYSAANGTWPAFYGEMFPAGVRLSGTAIGTQVGFAVAGFAPTTAAAVAGTGSTGWVPVAVLTAGFCAVNVVAVATGRETSRVPTEDLGVRAAAHQ; from the coding sequence GTGACCACGCAACGAGCGGGCAAGCCCCGGCAGGCCGCGGTCGCGGCCTGGATCGGCAGCGCCCTGGAGTACTACGACTTCTTCATCTACGGCACCGCCGCGGCGCTGGTGTTCGGCAAGGTGTTCTTCCCGGCGTCGGACCCGGCCACCGGCACCCTGCTGTCCGTGGCGACCTTCGGCGTCGGCTACGTGGCGCGGCCGGTCGGCGCGTTCCTGCTCGGCCACGTGGGCGACCGCCTCGGGCGCAAGCGGGTCCTGGTGTCCACGCTGCTGCTGATGGGCGTGGCCACCTTCCTCGTCGGCTGCCTGCCGGGCTACGACCGGGCCGGCGTGCTCGCCCCGGTCCTGCTGGTGCTGCTGCGGCTGCTCCAGGGCCTCTCGGCGGCCGGTGAGCAGGCCGGCGCGAACTCGATGACGCTCGAACACGCCCCGGCGCACCGCCGCGCCTACTACACGAGCTTCACGCTCAGCGGCACCCAGGCCGGCCAGATCCTCGCCACCGCGGTGTTCCTGCCCGTGGCCGCGCTGCCCGAGGACGCCCTGCTGTCGTGGGGCTGGCGGGTGCCGTTCTGGGCCGGCGCCCTGGTCGTCGTGGCGGGTTACGCCATCCGGCGCCGGCTCGGCGAGACGCCGGTGTTCGAACGGCAGAAGGCCGCCGGCGGGGTGGCCCGCCTGCCGGTCGCCGTGCTGTTCCGGGAGCACTGGCGCGACGTCCTGCGGGTGGTGGCGGCCGCGCCCGTCGCCTCGGTGAGCACCATCTTCACCGTCTACGCGCTCAGCTACGCGGTGAACACCGCCGGGCTCGACCGGTCGGCCGTGCTGTGGGTCGGCGTGGCGGCCAACGCCGTGGCGCTGGTCGCGCTCCCCCTGTGGGCGACGCTGGCGGACCGGGTGGGCCGCAAACCCGTGTTCATCGCGGGCTCGGCCGGGTGCGCCGCGTTGATCTTCGCCTACCTCGCCGCCGTCGCCGCCGGCGACTACCCGCTGATCTTCCTGGTGGGCGTGCTCCTGTTCGGCGTCGTCTACAGCGCCGCCAACGGCACCTGGCCCGCGTTCTACGGCGAGATGTTCCCCGCCGGGGTCCGGCTGTCCGGCACGGCGATCGGCACCCAGGTCGGTTTCGCCGTCGCCGGTTTCGCGCCCACCACCGCCGCCGCCGTCGCCGGGACGGGGAGCACCGGGTGGGTGCCGGTCGCGGTGCTCACCGCCGGGTTCTGCGCGGTCAACGTCGTCGCGGTGGCGACCGGCCGGGAGACGTCCCGGGTGCCCACCGAGGACCTGGGCGTCCGGGCCGCCGCTCACCAGTAG
- a CDS encoding glycoside hydrolase family 88 protein has protein sequence MSAEAERAATTTDVLTAAWDAAAATVRGNVAEFAHWYPDDTTTGGTYRPRTPRAGCPEGANAGWTTGFWPGMLWLVWEATGDDTVLRAAERQVDSFEDRVLRGVDLDTHDLGFLYTLSCVTPWRLRGHQRARDAALRAADHLMTRFLEPAGIVQAWGDLADPLQRGRTIIDSLMNLPLLYWAAGVTGDPAPRRAAVRHTEQLRRHVIRPDGTTFHTYYWDPETGEPLRGATEQGHQDGSCWARGQAWGVYGFALGYRHARQEPFLDAARRCADHFLSRLPDDRVAYWDLVFTDGSGEERDSSAAAIAACGLYELADHLDGRAAPHYRAAADAILTSLATSYSTAHDRTSNALLLHGVYDKPKLVGVDEGTLWGDYFYLEALSRRLHPHRRGYW, from the coding sequence ATGTCCGCGGAAGCAGAGCGCGCCGCAACCACCACCGACGTCCTGACCGCGGCCTGGGACGCCGCCGCGGCGACCGTGCGCGGCAACGTCGCCGAGTTCGCCCACTGGTACCCCGACGACACGACCACCGGCGGCACCTACCGGCCGCGCACCCCGCGCGCCGGTTGCCCCGAGGGCGCCAACGCGGGCTGGACCACCGGCTTCTGGCCGGGGATGCTGTGGCTGGTCTGGGAGGCCACCGGCGACGACACCGTGCTGCGCGCCGCCGAGCGGCAGGTCGACAGCTTCGAGGACCGCGTCCTGCGGGGCGTCGACCTGGACACCCACGACCTGGGCTTCCTCTACACCCTGTCCTGCGTGACCCCGTGGCGGCTGCGGGGCCACCAACGCGCCCGCGACGCCGCCCTCCGGGCCGCCGACCACCTCATGACCCGGTTCCTGGAGCCCGCGGGCATCGTCCAGGCGTGGGGCGACCTGGCCGACCCGCTCCAGCGCGGCCGCACCATCATCGACAGCCTGATGAACCTGCCGCTGCTGTACTGGGCGGCCGGGGTCACCGGCGACCCCGCACCCCGCCGGGCCGCCGTCCGCCACACCGAGCAGTTGCGGCGGCACGTGATCCGCCCGGACGGCACCACCTTCCACACCTACTACTGGGACCCCGAGACCGGCGAACCGCTCCGCGGCGCGACCGAGCAGGGCCACCAGGACGGCTCCTGCTGGGCACGCGGCCAGGCGTGGGGCGTCTACGGGTTCGCCCTCGGCTACCGCCACGCGCGGCAGGAGCCGTTCCTCGACGCGGCCCGGCGCTGCGCCGACCACTTCCTGTCCCGCCTGCCCGACGACCGCGTCGCCTACTGGGACCTGGTGTTCACCGACGGCAGCGGCGAGGAGCGCGACTCCTCGGCCGCCGCCATCGCCGCGTGCGGCCTCTACGAGCTGGCCGACCACCTCGACGGGCGGGCCGCGCCGCACTACCGCGCCGCCGCCGACGCCATCCTGACCAGCCTGGCCACCTCCTACTCGACCGCGCACGACCGGACGTCCAACGCCCTGCTGCTGCACGGGGTCTACGACAAGCCCAAGCTCGTCGGGGTCGACGAGGGGACCCTGTGGGGCGACTACTTCTACCTGGAGGCCCTGTCCCGCCGCCTGCACCCGCACCGGCGCGGCTACTGGTGA
- a CDS encoding carbohydrate ABC transporter permease — protein MTVPRTTPEPTAPPPARRRARPGRIAGHAVLVVAAAALLLPFFWMVSSSLKADNAVFAIPVSWFPDSPRWANYAEIWRVSDLLGWLKNTVFLSVVVTALQLLTGSFAAYGFAKARFPGRNLLFVLYIGTIAVPWQAYMIPQFILMSEVGLTDTPWAVIALQAFGAFGVFLMRQYYATIPDELCEAARVDGLSEYGIYLRIVLPLSVPALASLALLTFVTTWNDYLGPLIYLRDPDLWTVQLGLKSFVSEYNAEHALIMTGSVLSVLPVAVVFLLGQRYFVQGIATSGMKG, from the coding sequence ATGACCGTGCCGCGGACCACGCCCGAGCCCACCGCGCCGCCACCCGCACGACGGCGGGCCCGACCCGGCCGGATCGCCGGCCACGCCGTGCTGGTGGTGGCGGCGGCCGCGCTGCTGCTGCCGTTCTTCTGGATGGTCTCCTCGTCGCTGAAGGCGGACAACGCCGTGTTCGCCATCCCGGTGAGCTGGTTCCCGGACTCGCCGCGGTGGGCGAACTACGCCGAGATCTGGCGCGTCTCGGACCTGCTGGGGTGGTTGAAGAACACGGTGTTCCTGTCGGTGGTCGTCACCGCGCTGCAACTGCTCACCGGCAGCTTCGCCGCCTACGGGTTCGCCAAGGCCCGCTTCCCCGGCCGCAACCTGCTGTTCGTGCTCTACATCGGCACGATCGCGGTGCCCTGGCAGGCATACATGATCCCGCAGTTCATCCTGATGTCCGAGGTCGGGCTGACCGACACGCCCTGGGCGGTGATCGCCCTCCAGGCGTTCGGCGCGTTCGGCGTGTTCCTGATGCGGCAGTACTACGCCACCATCCCCGACGAGCTGTGCGAGGCCGCCCGCGTCGACGGCCTCAGCGAGTACGGCATCTACCTGCGGATCGTGCTGCCGCTGTCCGTGCCCGCCCTGGCGAGCCTGGCGCTGCTGACCTTCGTCACCACCTGGAACGACTACCTCGGGCCGCTGATCTACCTGCGGGACCCGGACCTGTGGACCGTCCAGCTCGGGCTCAAGTCGTTCGTCAGCGAGTACAACGCCGAGCACGCGCTGATCATGACCGGCTCGGTGCTGTCCGTGCTGCCCGTCGCGGTGGTGTTCCTGCTCGGCCAGCGGTACTTCGTCCAGGGCATCGCGACCAGCGGGATGAAGGGCTGA